The following is a genomic window from Geobacillus subterraneus.
TTTAATTTGCTTGTAAAACTCATATGTATAAGCATACGGGACGACTTGGTCGGCTTTCCCGTGCCAGATGAACAGCGGCCGGCCGTCGAGTTTTTCCGGCTGCTTGGATAAATCGTAGCGGGCGAGCTTTTCTTTTTCGAGCGCAAGCAGCGTCGGCGGCAGCGGAATGTCGATTTGGCGCCGCTTTCCTTCTTCAATCATCTCATCAAAAAAGGCGCTGTAGTTCGGGCAGCCCATGAGCGCCACCGCCGCCCTCACCCACGGATAGACGGCGAGCGCGCCGAACGTGACGATTCCGCCCATCGATGTCCCAGCGAGCCCAATCCGTTCTCGGTCAGCCAGCCCGCGGCTTACAAGGTCGTTTTTCATCTCCTCGATTTCGGTGATCGTGCGCACAACAATGTCCCAAAACGACAGCTGCAATTTCCGTTCGCTCAAGCCTTCGTCCCGTTCACCGTGAAACAGCGCGTCGGGAAGCACAGCGCGGTAGCCCGCCTCGGCGAGCAAGTAGCCGAAATGCAAATTATGTTCTTTGGCGCTCGTAAAGCCGTGGATAAAGAAAATCAGCGGCAGCCGTTCGTCCCGCTTTTCCGGCTTGACAACGTGAAGAACCGGCACGCCGGCCAACTGTTCCTGTTCAATGATCACCATGGTTGCACAAACCCCTTTTCTTTTTCCATCGCTGTATAGTTTACCATATGGACAGCGATTTTGGAAAAGAGTTACACTATGTAGTGTAAAGAATAACGAGGGCAAAGGAGTCGGACATGAAGCCGTATTTAATCGCGTTGGATTTGGATGGAACGTTGCTCAAAGGGGATAAAACGATTTCTCCATTTACCAAAGACGTCATCCGCCGCGCCATCGACACCGGCCATTTTGTTGTCATCGCCACCGGCCGCCCGTACCGGGCAAGCTCCATGTACTACGAAGAACTTGGCCTTGCAACGCCGATCGTCAATTTCAACGGCGCGTTTGTCCACCATCCGCGCCAGCCGTCGTGGGGCATGCACCATTACCCGCTGCCGCTTGCGATCGTCAAAGACATTGTTGAAATCAGCGAATCCTATGGAATCAAGAATATGATGGCCGAAGTGTTAGACGATGTCTATTTCCACCAACATGACGAGGTGTTGCTTGACATCGTCCGCCTTGGCAACCCGACCGTGGAAATCGGTGATTTGCGCCGCTCGCTCGGCAAAGATCCGACGAGCGTGCTCGTGTACACGGACGATGATCATATCGAGCGGATTCAATCACACTTAGCGAATGTGTACGCCAACGTCATCCACCAACGGCGCTGGAGCGAACCGTGGCATGTCATTGAAATCATCCGCCATGGCGTCCATAAGGCTGCAGGCTTAAAACAAGTCGCCGACTATTTCGGCATCCCAAGGGAGCGCGTCATTGCTTTTGGCGATGAAGACAACGACCTCGAGATGATCGACTGGGCCGGTCTCGGTGTTGCGATGGGCAACGCCATCGAACCGTTGAAAACCATTGCCGACGATGTGGCAAAAACCAATGAAGAAGACGGCGTCGGTGCATATTTGCAGGATTTGCTTCGTTTGTAGTTTCCATCGCGGCGGCTTCCGAGCCGCCTTTTTTGACGCCGTCCATTAAGGTGGATGAAAAAGCGCGTTTCTCCAAAATGTTCATGAACATAAAAAAGAACTGTTTCGATGCTGCTCCGTTGGCGAACGCTTTGCTGGAGCGTTTTCCGCGTTCCATCACCAGCCTTATCTGCTTCCTACAATCTAAACGCTGGCTGATGCTTCTCTTTTCGCCTTGCTCCAACCGCCTTGCCGCTTTGTAGAGCGACTTGTGTTGTAACGAATTTCCTTACTACTGTTCCCCCCGTGTGGTTACACTATACGTGACGCAACGCGCGTCTTCATATTTTAAAGGGGGAATCCGTCATGGGCAAACGAAACAAATCGAAGCGTTTCGTCCAACAAAGCGTCGATGCGGTTGAACGGCATGACAAGCGAATCCCTTATCATTTAACGTACGCCGAGGCGGAAGCGCGCAAAGCGGAAAAAGCGATGGAAACGTCGCTTGGAGGAGCGTAGCGATGGGCAACCGCCTGTTCCAAGAGGCGCGCAAAGCGGTCGCGCAGGCCAAACAAGCGGCTAACGGCGAAATCGACATGAACGTCGACCGCGCCATTGCCATCGCCAAAAACGCCTTGTCATCTGCCTATGCGCATTCCAACACGGCGGAAAAAGCGCAGTTGCGTCAATTTCAAGCTGAGCTTGACGAGCTCACCCACTAAACGGCTGCGGGCTTCCCGCAGCTGTTTCTTTCGCCCGCTCGAGATTTTCCATTGTATTCCGTCCGAAAAACCGCTACACTAAGAGAAGATAATGAATCGCTGTTCACCGGCCAAAATCGTCCGTTCATTCGATGCGGCTATACTATATTCATTTTTGTTCACAAAAAGGGGGACGAACCATGCCCATTCAAATCATCACCGACAGCGGAGCCGATTTGCCGCAATCGTACATCCGCGAGCATCAAATCGCCTTTTTGCCGCTTGTCGTTCATTGGAACGGCCAAGATTACGAAGACGGCATCACGATCGAGCCGAAGCAAGTATATGACGCCATGCGCCAAGGGCATACGGTGAAAACGGCACAGCCAAGCCCACTGGCGATGAAGGAGCTGTTTTTGCCGTATGCCAAAGAAAACCGGCCATGCCTTTACATTGCCTTTTCATCGAAATTATCCGGTACATACCAAACGGCGATGGCCGTCCGCAGCGAGCTGCTTGATGAATATCCGGAATTTCGCCTGACGATCATCGACTCGAAATGTGCCTCTCTTGGCCAAGGGCTCGCCGTCATGAAGGCAGTCGAGCTGGCGAAACAAAACACACCGTACAACTTGCTTTGTGAAACGATCGAGGCGTATTGCCGCCATATGGAACACATTTTCACCGTTGACAACTTGGATTACTTGGCGCGCGGCGGCCGCATCAGTAAAGCCGCCGCGGCGTTCGGCGGGCTGCTGAACATTAAACCGCTTCTCCATGTCGAAGACGGGGCGCTTATTCCGCTCGAAAAATGGCGCGGGCGAAAAAAAGTGTTAAAGCGCATGGTCGAGTTGATGGGCGAGCGCGGCGACGATCTGCAAAAGCAAACGATCGGCATCAGCCATGCCGATGACGAAGAAACCGCCTTGGAGCTGAAACAAATGATCGAAGAAACGCACGGCTGCACGCGCTTTTTCCTCTCCGACATCGGCAGCGCCATCGGCGCACACGCCGGACCGGGGACGATTGCCCTCTTTTTTCTGAACAAATATATTGAGATCTGACGCCTTTCCCGCCGGACGAAACACGGGCGCCTGCACAACACAGGCGCCTGTCCTCATCACCGAAGTTGATCAAGAAGGTTGTAGTAGTAGTACGTTTTGGACCGCATCCGGCCATCCGAGAAAATGAGTTGCTGTTCCTCAAACCGATTCAAATAGCGCCGAACCGTTGCTTCCGGCAAACCGGTCAACTCCGCCATCATGTTCGCGGTAAAAATCGGGTGCTGGAACATGACATTGACAACGGTTCGAATATTATGGCTGTTCACAAGCGCACTTGCCTTTTCCAAATCTTCTTCATACAAATCGTTTACTTTTTGAATCAATCGAACATTTTGTTTCGCTTGTAAATGGACGCATTGCAAGAAAAACTGAATCCATTGCGTCCAGTCGCCTTTGTAGCGGGTATCATTCAAATAGCGGTAATACTTGTGCTTATCCCGTTCAAGCACATCGCTGACAAAAAAGTTCGGGTAATCGATGACACCCTTACTATACAAATAGAGTGGAATCAAAATTCTTCCAATCCGACCGTTTCCGTCAAGAAACGGATGAATCGTTTCGAACTGCGCATGAATTATGGCTACTCTCACTAATTCATCATAATCATCGTTCGGTTCATGAATGTATTTCTCTAAATTTGACATATACTCATTGACAAGATGCGGCTCCGGAGGAATGTAAGCGGCTGTTTCAATCGTGCATCCTTCCGGACCGAGGAAATTTTGCACCCTTCGGAATTCCCCTGGCGACCGATGGGATCCGCGTACATCGTTTGACAACAAAATTCGATGCAACTGCTTAAACAACCGAGTCGAAATGGGGATCTCTTTCAGCGCATCCATCCCTGCCACTAATGCTTCATAATAGTTTAATGCTTCTCGCACATCGCTGTTCGCTTTTCTGCTTTGTGCTTCAGTCTCCATCACTTCATCCAATGTCACTTGTGTCCCTTCAATTTTCGTCGACTGCACCGCCTCCTTCAGCATGATCGGCCTGAGCAGAAATCGCGGATGTAGCTTTGAATGCCGCAGCATCGTTTGATACTCCACCATCGCCTTATTCGCTTCGATCAATTCGCGAAGAAAACGCATTTGATTCACGACATCTTCGCTAAGAGGAAGCTTGAAGGGGACAAACGGTTTTCGTTTCATTTTTCATTCCCCTTTACGAACATTTTAGATAAAAAATGATCGTTAAACACCTATATCTACCCTATTACAAACATTTATCTCTATTTTTGTACTTAATTATACTCTGAAGCGAACCATTTGTTAAGAAAAATTCTCAATTTATCTTTCCACAAACTACCTTCCCCTATTTCCATATAGTTCATTTCCATTTACCGCATACTAATGATGGACGATCAAAACAAGGGAGGGCTACCGATGCCAAACACGAGCGACAACGACAAAAAAGCGCGCGACAACCAAGCGAAGCGCCATGAGAAAAACATGATGCGCGAGAAAAACCGCGAAGCCGGGAAGTTCGCGTATTCGAAGAAGACGGATCATTTGTGAGCAAAATGACAAAAAAGGCGGCCGAAACACCGCCTTTTTCACATTGTTCCCCTGCATCAAGTCCCGCTTTCAGCATGGTGCTACATGCCGGCCTCTTCCGGATAAAGGACGAAACTAACCTTCTTGCCCCTTTGATCATTGTTGTCTTTCCTCCCACCTTTTTCTATAATGAAAGTACATCACACGCCCGGGAGGTCACGTATGTCAAAAGAAAGTTCGTTCGATATCGTATCCAAAGTCGATTTGTCGGAAGTGGCGAACGCGATTAACATCGCCATGAAAGAAATCAAAACACGCTACGACTTCAAAGGAAGCAAAAGCGACATTTCGCTCGAGAAAGACGAGCTCGTTCTCATCTCCGACGACGAGTTTAAGCTTGAGCAGCTGAAAGATGTGCTCATCGGCAAGCTCATTAAGCGCGGGGTGGCGACGAAAAACATCCAATACGGCAAAATCGAGCCGGCATCAGGCGGCACGGTGCGCCAGCGCGCCAAGCTTGTCCAAGGGATCGACAAAGAAAACGCGAAAAAAATCACCACGATCATCAAAAACACCGGCTTGAAAGTGAAAAGCCAAGTGCAAGATGACCAAATTCGCGTCAG
Proteins encoded in this region:
- a CDS encoding alpha/beta fold hydrolase, with product MVIIEQEQLAGVPVLHVVKPEKRDERLPLIFFIHGFTSAKEHNLHFGYLLAEAGYRAVLPDALFHGERDEGLSERKLQLSFWDIVVRTITEIEEMKNDLVSRGLADRERIGLAGTSMGGIVTFGALAVYPWVRAAVALMGCPNYSAFFDEMIEEGKRRQIDIPLPPTLLALEKEKLARYDLSKQPEKLDGRPLFIWHGKADQVVPYAYTYEFYKQIKPLYEGNEDRLQFIADPHAGHKVTREAFLETVRWFREHV
- a CDS encoding DUF3941 domain-containing protein, with amino-acid sequence MPNTSDNDKKARDNQAKRHEKNMMREKNREAGKFAYSKKTDHL
- a CDS encoding DUF3813 domain-containing protein encodes the protein MGNRLFQEARKAVAQAKQAANGEIDMNVDRAIAIAKNALSSAYAHSNTAEKAQLRQFQAELDELTH
- a CDS encoding DegV family protein, whose translation is MPIQIITDSGADLPQSYIREHQIAFLPLVVHWNGQDYEDGITIEPKQVYDAMRQGHTVKTAQPSPLAMKELFLPYAKENRPCLYIAFSSKLSGTYQTAMAVRSELLDEYPEFRLTIIDSKCASLGQGLAVMKAVELAKQNTPYNLLCETIEAYCRHMEHIFTVDNLDYLARGGRISKAAAAFGGLLNIKPLLHVEDGALIPLEKWRGRKKVLKRMVELMGERGDDLQKQTIGISHADDEETALELKQMIEETHGCTRFFLSDIGSAIGAHAGPGTIALFFLNKYIEI
- a CDS encoding Fic family protein; translation: MKRKPFVPFKLPLSEDVVNQMRFLRELIEANKAMVEYQTMLRHSKLHPRFLLRPIMLKEAVQSTKIEGTQVTLDEVMETEAQSRKANSDVREALNYYEALVAGMDALKEIPISTRLFKQLHRILLSNDVRGSHRSPGEFRRVQNFLGPEGCTIETAAYIPPEPHLVNEYMSNLEKYIHEPNDDYDELVRVAIIHAQFETIHPFLDGNGRIGRILIPLYLYSKGVIDYPNFFVSDVLERDKHKYYRYLNDTRYKGDWTQWIQFFLQCVHLQAKQNVRLIQKVNDLYEEDLEKASALVNSHNIRTVVNVMFQHPIFTANMMAELTGLPEATVRRYLNRFEEQQLIFSDGRMRSKTYYYYNLLDQLR
- a CDS encoding Cof-type HAD-IIB family hydrolase produces the protein MKPYLIALDLDGTLLKGDKTISPFTKDVIRRAIDTGHFVVIATGRPYRASSMYYEELGLATPIVNFNGAFVHHPRQPSWGMHHYPLPLAIVKDIVEISESYGIKNMMAEVLDDVYFHQHDEVLLDIVRLGNPTVEIGDLRRSLGKDPTSVLVYTDDDHIERIQSHLANVYANVIHQRRWSEPWHVIEIIRHGVHKAAGLKQVADYFGIPRERVIAFGDEDNDLEMIDWAGLGVAMGNAIEPLKTIADDVAKTNEEDGVGAYLQDLLRL
- a CDS encoding YajQ family cyclic di-GMP-binding protein translates to MSKESSFDIVSKVDLSEVANAINIAMKEIKTRYDFKGSKSDISLEKDELVLISDDEFKLEQLKDVLIGKLIKRGVATKNIQYGKIEPASGGTVRQRAKLVQGIDKENAKKITTIIKNTGLKVKSQVQDDQIRVSGKSKDDLQKVIAAIREADLPIDVQFVNYR